The following are encoded in a window of Novosphingobium sp. THN1 genomic DNA:
- a CDS encoding ABC transporter ATP-binding protein codes for MSALLSLRNVWVEYGDRVVLEKVDLDVDEGSFVSVVGPSGAGKSTFLRVVLGQEVPTSGTITLDGKPLARECGPDRGVVFQRYSVFPHLTVLQNVMFGLECTKAPLLARLFGEAKKRAAEEATAMLQAVGLGDSLNLYPSQMSGGMQQRLAIAQALIMRPRILLLDEPFGALDPGIRADMHVLIRQLWQDFGLTIIMVTHDIKEAFSLGTRVLALDKRRHDPHAPHRFGATAVYDLTLRKDAPALEPEPEAA; via the coding sequence TTGAGCGCGCTCCTCTCTCTCCGCAACGTCTGGGTCGAATACGGCGACCGCGTCGTCCTCGAGAAGGTCGATCTCGATGTCGACGAAGGCTCGTTCGTCTCGGTCGTCGGCCCCTCGGGCGCGGGCAAGAGCACCTTCCTGCGCGTCGTCCTCGGCCAGGAAGTGCCGACCTCGGGCACGATCACCCTCGACGGAAAACCCTTGGCGCGCGAATGCGGCCCCGATCGCGGCGTGGTGTTTCAGCGTTACTCGGTCTTCCCGCACCTCACCGTGCTACAGAACGTGATGTTCGGCCTCGAATGCACCAAGGCCCCGCTGCTCGCGCGTCTCTTCGGCGAGGCAAAGAAGCGCGCCGCCGAAGAAGCAACCGCCATGCTCCAGGCAGTGGGCCTTGGGGACAGCCTGAACCTCTACCCCAGCCAGATGTCGGGCGGCATGCAGCAACGCTTGGCAATCGCGCAGGCCCTGATAATGCGCCCGCGCATCCTTCTGCTTGACGAGCCGTTCGGCGCGCTCGATCCGGGCATCCGGGCCGACATGCACGTGCTGATCCGCCAGCTCTGGCAGGACTTCGGCCTGACCATCATCATGGTCACGCACGACATCAAGGAAGCCTTCTCGCTCGGCACCCGCGTCCTCGCCCTCGACAAGCGCCGCCACGATCCCCACGCCCCCCACCGCTTCGGCGCGACGGCGGTCTACGATCTCACCCTGCGCAAGGACGCACCAGCGCTTGAGCCGGAACCGGAAGCGGCGTGA
- a CDS encoding CopG family ribbon-helix-helix protein: MSSEPASLARLSMSLPADLFRKLDMMVEERQLPSRSQLIAELIRHALAAHEALTRPDEILAGTITLVYRGDRGRVRQQLAGTQADFQTEVISTQHVFLKDDQSLEVLLVQGPAARLKGLADALRRVRGVQQLQLVTTTALLPPLSEAGPGSKKGAAA; encoded by the coding sequence ATGTCCAGCGAACCCGCCAGCCTCGCCCGCCTCAGCATGAGCCTGCCTGCGGACCTGTTCCGCAAGCTCGACATGATGGTCGAGGAACGCCAGCTCCCCTCGCGCTCTCAGCTGATCGCCGAACTGATCCGCCACGCCCTCGCCGCGCACGAGGCACTGACCCGCCCCGACGAGATTCTCGCGGGCACGATCACCCTTGTCTATCGCGGTGACCGGGGCCGGGTGCGCCAGCAGCTCGCGGGCACGCAGGCCGATTTCCAGACCGAAGTGATCTCCACCCAGCACGTCTTCCTCAAGGACGACCAGTCGCTGGAAGTGCTGCTGGTGCAAGGCCCCGCCGCCCGGCTCAAGGGTTTGGCGGATGCCCTGCGCCGCGTGCGCGGGGTCCAGCAGCTCCAGCTCGTCACCACCACCGCCCTGCTGCCGCCTCTGTCCGAGGCTGGCCCCGGATCGAAGAAAGGAGCCGCCGCATGA
- a CDS encoding urea amidolyase associated protein UAAP2: MMTDPHISGLSGTIVHDEIVPARAPWAHHVKQGETLRIVDLEGNQAVDFLIYSAADDSERYSAQDTVAAQGNLFLREGTVLLSNEGRPLMTITGSAVEYHDTIGGACSCESNTLRYGHHTKSQHACVENFLEANLWEGRGKRDIVSNINFFMNVPVEADGALGIVDGISAPGLTVDLRAEMDVIVVVSNCPQINNPCNAFNPTPVRMIVAA, translated from the coding sequence CTGATGACCGATCCCCATATCTCCGGCCTTTCCGGCACGATCGTCCACGACGAGATCGTCCCCGCCCGCGCGCCCTGGGCGCACCACGTCAAGCAGGGCGAGACGCTGCGCATCGTCGATCTCGAAGGCAACCAAGCGGTCGACTTCCTGATCTACAGCGCCGCCGACGATTCCGAACGCTACAGCGCGCAGGATACCGTCGCCGCACAGGGCAACCTGTTCCTGCGCGAAGGCACAGTGCTGCTTTCCAACGAAGGCCGACCGCTGATGACCATCACCGGCAGCGCGGTCGAATACCACGACACGATCGGTGGCGCATGTTCTTGTGAATCCAACACCTTGCGCTACGGACATCACACCAAGTCGCAACATGCCTGCGTCGAAAACTTCCTTGAGGCCAACCTCTGGGAAGGCCGCGGCAAGCGCGACATCGTCTCTAACATCAACTTCTTCATGAACGTGCCGGTCGAGGCTGACGGGGCACTCGGCATCGTCGATGGCATCTCCGCCCCCGGTCTGACGGTCGACCTGCGCGCAGAGATGGATGTGATTGTCGTCGTCTCCAACTGCCCGCAGATCAACAACCCCTGCAACGCCTTCAATCCCACCCCCGTCCGCATGATCGTCGCCGCATGA
- the atzF gene encoding allophanate hydrolase: MTVLDRRSAAAIAARVNAGTTPAVAVMEETLARIAAYDAIQPQVWISRATAEDLLAQARAIDARVAAGEVLPLAGVPYAAKDNIDVTGLQTTAACPAFAYVPAEDATVIVRLKAAGAICIGKTNLDQFATGLVGTRSPYGIPRNAYNRDYVSGGSSSGSAIAVATGLVPIALGTDTAGSGRVPAAFNHLIGFKPTKGRWSTKGLVPACRSIDCITVFASDTIDARLVDHTLAGFDAGDPWSRQLPETALNPKRIGVPRRDQRAFFGDGESEFFYDQALATLAQSAEVVEIDIAPLLEAAHLLYGGPWVAERTAAIATLLRDIPEAVDPTVRTVVEAGWDKTAVELWNGVYRMAELKRHADQLWESVDMLAFPTTGTTYRVAELAVAPVALNSNLGFYTNFVNLLDMAAVAVPAGTRHNGTGFGITLIGPAATDRALLDAADQWLEAANLTPPPPLDLEGKMQTVKLAVVGAHLEGMPLHWQLTSRDAKFVGAFETAPTYKLYAIANSTPPKPALVFDEGGASIKVEVYELGLAEFGSFTVEVPPPLAIGTVTLADGSSVKGFVAEPRALAGAEDITHLGGWRAYIASRS, encoded by the coding sequence ATGACCGTGCTCGACCGTCGCAGCGCCGCCGCCATCGCTGCCCGGGTCAATGCCGGCACGACGCCCGCCGTCGCCGTCATGGAAGAAACCCTCGCCCGCATCGCCGCCTACGACGCGATCCAGCCGCAAGTCTGGATCAGCCGCGCCACGGCGGAGGACCTGCTTGCTCAGGCCCGCGCCATCGATGCCCGCGTGGCCGCAGGCGAAGTCCTGCCGCTGGCCGGCGTGCCCTATGCCGCGAAGGACAATATCGACGTCACGGGCCTCCAGACCACCGCCGCCTGCCCGGCATTTGCCTATGTGCCAGCCGAAGACGCCACCGTCATCGTCCGGCTCAAGGCCGCAGGCGCGATCTGCATCGGCAAGACCAACCTCGATCAGTTCGCCACCGGCCTCGTCGGCACGCGCAGCCCCTATGGCATTCCGCGCAATGCCTATAACCGCGATTACGTCAGCGGCGGTTCCAGTTCCGGTTCGGCCATCGCGGTTGCCACAGGGCTCGTGCCCATCGCGCTCGGCACCGATACCGCAGGTTCCGGCCGCGTGCCCGCCGCGTTCAACCACCTGATCGGATTCAAGCCGACCAAGGGCCGCTGGAGCACCAAGGGACTCGTCCCCGCCTGTCGTTCGATAGATTGCATCACCGTTTTCGCTTCCGACACCATCGACGCTCGCCTGGTCGACCACACGCTGGCCGGATTCGACGCGGGCGATCCATGGTCGCGCCAACTTCCCGAAACTGCGCTCAACCCCAAGCGCATCGGCGTCCCCCGCCGCGATCAGCGCGCGTTCTTTGGCGACGGTGAGTCCGAATTCTTCTACGATCAGGCCCTCGCCACCCTCGCGCAGAGCGCCGAAGTGGTCGAGATCGACATCGCCCCGCTGCTCGAAGCCGCGCATCTGCTCTATGGTGGACCATGGGTGGCCGAACGCACCGCCGCCATTGCCACATTGCTTCGTGACATCCCCGAGGCCGTCGACCCCACCGTGCGCACCGTCGTCGAAGCCGGGTGGGACAAGACCGCCGTGGAACTTTGGAACGGCGTGTACCGCATGGCCGAACTGAAGCGCCATGCTGACCAGTTGTGGGAAAGCGTCGACATGCTCGCCTTCCCCACCACCGGCACCACCTATCGCGTCGCCGAGCTGGCGGTTGCGCCGGTCGCGCTCAACAGCAACCTCGGCTTCTACACCAATTTCGTGAACCTGCTCGACATGGCCGCCGTGGCGGTACCCGCAGGCACCCGCCACAATGGCACTGGCTTCGGTATCACGCTGATCGGCCCTGCCGCCACTGACCGCGCCCTGCTCGATGCTGCCGACCAGTGGCTCGAAGCCGCGAACCTCACTCCCCCACCCCCGCTCGACCTGGAGGGCAAGATGCAGACCGTGAAACTGGCCGTCGTTGGCGCACACCTCGAAGGCATGCCGCTGCACTGGCAGCTGACTTCGCGCGATGCGAAGTTCGTCGGCGCCTTCGAAACCGCGCCCACCTACAAGCTCTACGCCATCGCCAACAGCACGCCGCCCAAGCCCGCGCTGGTCTTCGATGAAGGCGGCGCGTCGATAAAGGTCGAAGTCTACGAACTCGGCCTCGCCGAATTCGGCAGCTTCACCGTCGAAGTCCCGCCGCCGCTCGCCATCGGCACGGTCACGCTGGCCGACGGCAGCAGCGTCAAGGGCTTCGTCGCGGAACCGCGCGCGCTGGCCGGAGCCGAGGACATTACGCACCTTGGCGGATGGCGCGCTTACATCGCCTCGCGTAGCTGA